The stretch of DNA GAGCCCTCCAGCAATGGCTGGATCGTGCATGAATGGCTTAAGAAGGCGGTTCTGCTCTCTTTCCGCATTCATGATAGCCGCGTGGTCGAGCGGGCATGTGCAGGCGTGCCGGGCTTCGACAAGGTTCCTTTGAAATTCGACGGCTGGGACCAGTTCCGCTTTGCCGAAGCGGGTTTCCGCGCGGTGCCGGGCGCGATCGTCCGTCGCTCCGCCTATATCGCGCCTGGCGCGGTGCTGATGCCGAGCTTCGTCAATATCGGGGCGCGCGTTGAAAGCGGCGCGATGATCGATACTTGGGCGACAGTCGGCTCGTGCGCGCAGATCGGACGTAACGTCCATCTCAGCGGCGGCGCTGGTATTGGCGGCGTGCTGGAGCCTTTGCAGGCGGCGCCGGTCATTATCGAAGATGATTGCTTCATCGGTGCGCGTTCCGAAGTGGCGGAAGGCGTAATTGTCGAGCGTGGCTCCGTTCTTTCGATGGGCGTCTTCCTCGGCGCTTCCACCAAGATCGTCGATCGTGCGACGGGCGAGATTCATATGGGCCGCGTCCCGGCCTATTCCGTCGTCGTCCCGGGCACTTTGCCGGGCAAGACGCCGGATGCCCCTTCGCTGGCTTGTGCGGTGATCGTCAAGCGTGTCGATGAGCGCACGCGCTCCAAAACATCGATCAACGAATTGCTGCGCGATTGATCATGCCGATTGACGTCGTCGCGCTTGCGCAATCTCTTTTGCGCTGCGCGTCGGTCACGCCTGCCGATGACGGCGCTCTGAACGTCGTAGCCGCTGCGCTGGAAAGTTTAGGCTTCACCATCACTTGGCTGCCTTTCGGGCCGGAAGGCGCACAGACGCCTAATCTGTTCGCACGGCTTGGCACATCGGGGCCGCATCTTTGTTTCGCGGGACATACCGATGTCGTGCCGCCAGGCAATGGTTGGCGGCACGAGCCTTTCGCCGGGCAGATC from Kozakia baliensis encodes:
- the dapD gene encoding 2,3,4,5-tetrahydropyridine-2,6-dicarboxylate N-succinyltransferase, producing MPGKDLRTAIEALWERRDTLSAHTEGADRDAIEQALSLLDEGTLRVAEPSSNGWIVHEWLKKAVLLSFRIHDSRVVERACAGVPGFDKVPLKFDGWDQFRFAEAGFRAVPGAIVRRSAYIAPGAVLMPSFVNIGARVESGAMIDTWATVGSCAQIGRNVHLSGGAGIGGVLEPLQAAPVIIEDDCFIGARSEVAEGVIVERGSVLSMGVFLGASTKIVDRATGEIHMGRVPAYSVVVPGTLPGKTPDAPSLACAVIVKRVDERTRSKTSINELLRD